Proteins co-encoded in one Govania unica genomic window:
- a CDS encoding PliI family lysozyme inhibitor of I-type lysozyme, translating to MRSKLGWPVVALACAVFGLGSPVLAKGGVAITLPDKRVAVLSQGDLESASIGSYSVAVFKDRNLMDFAAGAMFSRDGSIFQDDGKPRVKFADITEDGRPELIVYKLTAGSGNYLEVDALRIDKNELRLLARVQTDSKHDAIAALKAAYKRAARGKR from the coding sequence ATGCGTTCAAAACTGGGGTGGCCTGTGGTGGCGCTGGCCTGTGCTGTTTTCGGCCTCGGAAGCCCGGTGCTGGCCAAGGGCGGTGTGGCTATCACTTTGCCGGATAAACGAGTTGCGGTTCTGTCGCAAGGTGATCTGGAATCGGCGTCCATCGGAAGCTATTCCGTGGCTGTATTCAAGGACCGGAATTTGATGGATTTCGCAGCCGGGGCGATGTTCTCGCGCGACGGGTCGATCTTTCAGGACGACGGCAAGCCGCGGGTGAAATTTGCCGACATCACAGAGGATGGCCGTCCGGAGCTTATTGTCTATAAGCTCACGGCCGGGTCCGGGAATTATCTTGAAGTCGATGCCTTGCGGATCGACAAGAATGAGCTCCGCTTGCTGGCCCGCGTTCAGACCGACAGCAAGCATGATGCGATCGCCGCGTTGAAAGCCGCCTATAAACGCGCCGCGCGGGGCAAGCGCTGA
- the chrA gene encoding chromate efflux transporter, protein MTLAPGFGEAVLVWLRIGCLSFGGPAGQIALMHRILVEEKRWISEPRFLHALNYCMLLPGPEAQQLAVYVGWLLHRTLGGVVAGLLFVLPGALVMQALAALYAGFHALAPVAALFFGIKAAVLAIVIEALLRISRRALRNGWLYVLAGASFLALFLFGLPFPLVILMAGLIGFSQASSRVFEQPPHEEEPLPDHTRPRPGQSLRVLLIWGTVWLLPLLLLVLLLGRGHVLTEIGLFFSQMAVVTFGGAYAVLSYVAQEAVQQFGWLAPGEMFDGLGLAETTPGPLILVLEFVGFLAAFRDSGMVNPYVMGAFGALVVLWMTFAPCFLWIFLGAPYIEVIRGNRRLNAALTAITAAVCGVILNLSLWFALHVLFRDMVSVRIGGVAVSLPEVASFDGEAFMLALVAALAVFYLRLGILPVLGLSAGLGILMKAL, encoded by the coding sequence ATGACGTTGGCCCCCGGGTTTGGTGAGGCGGTGCTGGTCTGGTTGCGGATCGGTTGTTTGAGCTTTGGCGGTCCGGCCGGGCAGATTGCTTTGATGCATCGCATTCTGGTCGAGGAAAAGCGCTGGATCAGCGAGCCGCGGTTTCTCCATGCTTTGAATTATTGCATGTTGCTGCCGGGGCCGGAGGCGCAGCAGCTGGCGGTTTATGTGGGCTGGTTGTTGCATCGGACCTTGGGCGGTGTGGTGGCTGGGCTGTTGTTCGTGCTGCCGGGGGCGCTTGTGATGCAGGCGCTCGCGGCGCTTTATGCGGGGTTCCATGCGCTTGCGCCGGTGGCGGCGCTGTTTTTCGGCATCAAGGCGGCGGTGCTTGCCATAGTGATCGAGGCACTGTTGCGCATTTCGCGCCGGGCCTTGCGCAATGGCTGGCTGTATGTACTGGCTGGCGCGTCTTTTCTGGCGCTTTTTCTGTTCGGGCTGCCGTTTCCACTGGTCATCCTGATGGCGGGCCTCATCGGGTTTTCACAGGCGTCGTCACGGGTATTTGAGCAACCTCCCCATGAGGAGGAGCCGCTGCCGGATCACACCCGCCCACGTCCGGGGCAGAGTTTGCGGGTGCTGCTGATCTGGGGCACGGTCTGGCTTTTACCGCTTTTGCTGCTTGTGCTTTTGCTCGGGCGCGGGCATGTGCTGACCGAGATCGGGCTGTTTTTCTCACAGATGGCGGTGGTCACCTTCGGTGGGGCCTATGCGGTCTTAAGCTATGTGGCGCAGGAGGCGGTTCAGCAGTTCGGCTGGCTGGCCCCGGGCGAGATGTTCGACGGTCTCGGGCTGGCCGAGACGACTCCTGGGCCGCTCATTCTGGTGCTGGAGTTCGTGGGCTTTCTCGCCGCCTTTCGCGACAGCGGCATGGTCAATCCTTATGTGATGGGGGCCTTTGGTGCATTGGTGGTGCTCTGGATGACCTTTGCGCCCTGTTTCCTGTGGATTTTTCTGGGTGCGCCTTATATTGAGGTCATTCGCGGCAATCGTCGGCTTAATGCGGCGCTCACAGCGATCACGGCGGCGGTCTGTGGGGTTATTCTCAATCTGTCGCTGTGGTTTGCCCTACATGTGCTGTTCCGGGATATGGTCAGCGTGAGGATCGGTGGCGTTGCTGTCAGTCTGCCGGAGGTCGCGAGTTTCGATGGCGAAGCTTTTATGCTGGCGCTGGTGGCGGCGTTGGCGGTCTTTTATCTGCGCCTCGGTATTTTGCCGGTATTGGGTCTGAGCGCCGGCCTCGGGATTTTGATGAAGGCGCTGTGA